In a genomic window of beta proteobacterium MWH-UniP1:
- a CDS encoding sulfurtransferase TusA family protein, with product MSEPDRIVDTRGLNCPMPILKAKKALNDMSSAQVLKVLATDPGAARDFEYFCKNTGHRLMESTESGGEYVFLIRRKD from the coding sequence ATGAGCGAACCAGATCGCATTGTGGATACGCGGGGCCTGAATTGCCCCATGCCGATCCTGAAGGCCAAGAAGGCCTTAAACGACATGTCCTCGGCGCAGGTGCTAAAAGTCTTGGCCACCGATCCTGGTGCAGCGCGGGATTTTGAGTACTTCTGCAAAAACACTGGCCATCGACTTATGGAAAGTACTGAGTCGGGCGGGGAATATGTGTTTCTGATCCGAAGAAAGGATTAG
- a CDS encoding valine--tRNA ligase: MSELAKSFEPADIERQWGPEWERRGLYKAGNTAGREAFSIQLPPPNVTGTLHMGHAFNQTLMDTLTRWHRMKGDNTLWLPGTDHAGIATQIVVERQLDAQNVSRHDLGREKFIERVWEWKEQSGSTITGQMRRLAASCDWGLEYFTMNPQCSEVVKEVFVALFEQGLIYRGKRLVNWDPKLLTAVSDLEVVSEEEDGSLWSIHYPMADGSQGLIVATTRPETMLGDVAVAVNPEDPRYQHLIGKTLKLPLVGREIPIIADDYVDAAFGTGCVKITPAHDFNDYAMGERHGLEKINILTLDARINANAPTQYQGLDRFDARKKILADLEALGLLVETKKHKLMVPRGDRTNAVIEPMLTDQWFVAMSKPAPEGTFTPGKSIAGRALEVVDSGDVKFIPENWTSTYRHWLENIQDWCISRQLWWGHQIPAWYKADTNGQPIHDGAVFVARSETDAKAQAAKAGWSGAIVRDPDVLDTWFSSALVPFSTLVDPNQVWDHTKGTPNIKGGLEQFLPSSVLVTGFDIIFFWVARMIMMTCHFTGKVPFHHVYVHALVRDAEGQKMSKSKGNTLDPIDLIDGIALDALIAKRTTGLMNPKQAAQIEKKTRAEYPNGITAFGTDALRFTFASLATPGRNINFDLNRCEGYRNFCNKLWNATRFVLMNCEGQDNGLDVCAGDCGPDGVLNFTFVDRWITSQLQRTEAAVEQHLTDYRFDLAAREIYEFVWNEFCDWYLELAKVQIATGKPNAQKAARRTLLRVLETVLRLAHPIIPFITEELWQTVAKTAKRSLKLEAGEFDSIVTAPYPKSEPSKIDTLSEARVGQLKEMVNAIRALRAEMNLSPAEKVPLRISTENIQSINAATKIDLRLDSLERQQIAASLKALAKLSDVTFEKSLGEEAKRSPVQIVGDLKLMLVVQIDVEAERARLSKEVARLENEITKAKGKLSNESFVARAPEAVVAQEKQRLADFETALARINNQLSNL, from the coding sequence ATGAGTGAACTGGCCAAATCCTTTGAACCTGCGGACATCGAGCGCCAGTGGGGCCCCGAGTGGGAACGCCGTGGCCTGTACAAGGCAGGCAACACGGCTGGCCGCGAGGCGTTTTCCATTCAACTGCCACCACCCAATGTGACCGGCACGCTCCACATGGGCCATGCCTTTAACCAAACGCTGATGGACACACTCACCCGCTGGCACCGCATGAAGGGGGATAACACCCTGTGGCTGCCGGGCACCGACCACGCAGGCATTGCCACGCAGATTGTGGTGGAGCGACAGCTCGATGCGCAGAATGTCTCGCGTCACGATCTGGGCCGTGAAAAGTTTATTGAGCGTGTCTGGGAGTGGAAAGAGCAATCGGGCTCCACCATCACAGGTCAGATGCGCCGCTTGGCGGCAAGCTGCGACTGGGGCCTGGAATACTTCACCATGAACCCCCAGTGCTCCGAAGTCGTCAAAGAAGTCTTCGTGGCGCTCTTTGAACAAGGCCTGATTTATCGCGGCAAACGGCTGGTCAACTGGGACCCAAAACTGCTCACTGCAGTATCAGACTTAGAAGTCGTGAGCGAAGAAGAAGACGGCTCACTCTGGTCAATTCACTACCCCATGGCCGATGGCAGTCAGGGGCTGATCGTGGCGACCACACGGCCCGAGACCATGCTGGGCGACGTGGCCGTTGCCGTGAACCCCGAAGACCCCCGCTATCAGCACCTGATTGGCAAAACGCTCAAGCTGCCCTTGGTCGGCCGCGAGATTCCCATCATTGCCGATGATTATGTCGATGCGGCATTCGGCACGGGCTGCGTGAAGATCACACCGGCCCACGACTTTAATGACTACGCCATGGGCGAGCGTCATGGCCTGGAAAAAATCAATATCCTAACGCTTGATGCACGCATTAATGCGAATGCGCCGACTCAGTATCAGGGCTTGGATCGCTTTGATGCCCGCAAGAAAATCCTGGCGGATCTAGAAGCGCTTGGCCTGTTGGTTGAGACCAAGAAACACAAACTCATGGTCCCGCGCGGTGATCGCACCAATGCCGTGATTGAGCCCATGCTCACCGACCAGTGGTTTGTCGCGATGAGCAAACCCGCACCCGAAGGCACGTTCACGCCGGGCAAAAGCATCGCTGGCCGCGCACTTGAAGTCGTTGATAGCGGTGATGTGAAATTTATTCCGGAAAACTGGACATCCACCTATCGTCACTGGCTAGAAAATATTCAAGACTGGTGTATTTCCCGTCAGCTCTGGTGGGGCCATCAGATTCCCGCCTGGTACAAAGCCGATACCAATGGCCAGCCCATTCACGACGGCGCGGTCTTCGTGGCCCGCTCTGAAACTGATGCCAAGGCCCAAGCCGCCAAGGCCGGCTGGAGCGGTGCGATTGTGCGTGACCCCGATGTGTTGGACACCTGGTTCTCATCTGCGCTCGTGCCCTTCTCAACGCTTGTCGATCCCAATCAAGTCTGGGATCACACCAAAGGCACACCGAACATCAAGGGCGGACTAGAACAGTTTCTGCCATCTTCCGTTTTGGTCACTGGCTTTGACATCATCTTTTTCTGGGTCGCCCGGATGATCATGATGACCTGCCATTTCACCGGCAAGGTGCCCTTTCACCATGTCTATGTGCATGCGCTGGTGCGTGACGCAGAAGGCCAGAAGATGAGTAAGTCCAAGGGCAACACCCTGGACCCCATCGATCTGATTGATGGCATTGCATTGGATGCGCTGATTGCCAAGCGCACTACCGGCTTGATGAACCCCAAGCAGGCTGCGCAAATTGAAAAGAAGACGCGGGCCGAATACCCCAATGGCATTACCGCCTTTGGCACCGATGCACTGCGCTTCACTTTTGCCAGCCTGGCCACACCCGGCCGCAACATTAACTTTGATTTGAATCGTTGCGAGGGCTATCGTAACTTCTGCAATAAGCTTTGGAACGCCACCCGCTTTGTGTTGATGAATTGCGAGGGCCAAGACAACGGCTTAGATGTCTGCGCTGGTGATTGCGGTCCCGATGGCGTGTTGAACTTCACCTTTGTCGATCGGTGGATTACGTCTCAATTGCAGCGAACCGAGGCCGCAGTGGAGCAGCATCTGACCGACTATCGATTTGATCTGGCAGCGCGCGAGATTTACGAGTTCGTGTGGAATGAATTCTGCGACTGGTATCTTGAACTGGCAAAAGTCCAGATCGCCACCGGTAAACCCAATGCACAGAAGGCCGCAAGGCGTACCCTGCTGCGCGTTCTAGAAACCGTCTTGCGCCTGGCCCACCCCATCATTCCGTTTATCACCGAAGAGCTCTGGCAGACCGTGGCCAAGACCGCCAAGCGCTCGTTAAAGCTTGAGGCCGGCGAGTTTGATTCGATTGTGACCGCGCCCTACCCCAAGAGCGAACCCAGCAAGATCGACACCCTATCTGAAGCCCGTGTGGGTCAGTTGAAAGAAATGGTCAACGCCATTCGCGCCCTGCGTGCCGAGATGAATCTGTCGCCCGCAGAAAAGGTGCCGCTTCGCATCAGCACGGAAAACATCCAGAGCATCAATGCCGCCACGAAGATCGACCTGAGGCTCGATAGCCTGGAGCGGCAACAGATCGCTGCAAGTCTCAAAGCGCTCGCAAAACTGAGCGATGTGACGTTTGAGAAGTCCCTTGGCGAAGAGGCCAAGCGCTCACCTGTGCAGATTGTGGGCGATCTCAAACTGATGTTGGTCGTACAGATTGATGTGGAAGCCGAGCGTGCGCGCTTATCTAAAGAAGTCGCCCGCCTAGAAAACGAAATCACGAAGGCCAAAGGCAAGCTGTCTAACGAATCGTTCGTTGCCCGTGCGCCAGAAGCAGTGGTTGCGCAAGAGAAACAACGCTTAGCGGACTTCGAAACAGCGCTTGCTCGGATTAACAATCAACTAAGTAATTTATAA
- a CDS encoding DNA polymerase III subunit chi: MTSIDFHFNTPNRLEYACRLTRKILNAGQAQIETPLAVFCTDRARLDEYDDLLWSLWPEEFIPHAHASLPEAQDSPIILLDSDIKLHSHTLLLNLDDSPPPFFARFVRLFEVVSQDEDDKTKARARFSFYRDRGYDIKNYDLSKKSS, from the coding sequence ATGACCTCGATTGATTTTCATTTCAACACACCGAACCGTCTCGAATACGCCTGCAGGCTCACGAGAAAAATCTTAAACGCTGGCCAGGCGCAGATTGAAACGCCGCTGGCGGTCTTCTGCACTGACCGTGCGCGCCTGGATGAGTACGACGATTTGTTGTGGAGCCTGTGGCCTGAGGAATTTATTCCGCATGCCCATGCGTCTTTGCCTGAGGCACAAGACTCACCGATCATTTTGTTAGACAGCGACATCAAGCTACATAGCCACACGTTGCTACTCAATCTTGATGACTCACCACCCCCATTTTTTGCCCGTTTTGTTCGACTCTTTGAAGTGGTCTCACAAGACGAAGACGACAAGACCAAGGCCCGTGCACGGTTTTCTTTTTACCGCGACCGTGGCTATGACATCAAAAATTACGACCTCTCGAAAAAATCATCATGA
- a CDS encoding leucyl aminopeptidase, giving the protein MTVTASSKDQKEVKDPGEHREAPQFIASNKPVDRAAADCVWIGVFATSTGAVELSNAAKVLDKVSNGAVARAIKAGDIDGKVGNNLLLRDVTGIPSPRALLVGLGKRDEFTDKIFCDAIKGAVKSVSGSKGIKRIASFLTDVPVKGKNGERSGNWRVTAHVTCIREAGYRFDRFKTKKEDGAADPKAKTAKPAAEGITHVEMLLPGDMRPTEAPKVIEDAQALANGLQLTKDLANLPPNVCTPTYLANTAKTLARELRLKIEILDRAAMEKHGMGALLAVAQGSAQPPQFIVLQHQGASAKDAPHVLVGKGITFDTGGISIKPAADMDEMKYDMSGAATVLGVMRAVSEMGLKRNVIGVIPTCENMPSGTATRPGDIVTSMSGQTVEILNTDAEGRLILCDALTYVEKFKPASVVDIATLTGACVIALGGVNTGLFSADDALAEALFKAGQDALDPAWRMPLQEEYQEQLKSPFADMANVGGRAAGSVTAACFLWRFTKSYRWAHLDIAGTAWKSGAAKGATGRPVSLLVEYLRNGLE; this is encoded by the coding sequence ATGACCGTTACCGCCTCGAGCAAAGATCAAAAAGAAGTCAAAGATCCCGGCGAACACCGGGAAGCCCCCCAATTCATTGCCAGCAACAAGCCGGTCGACCGAGCTGCTGCGGACTGTGTCTGGATTGGCGTATTTGCCACCAGCACCGGGGCCGTCGAGCTGTCCAACGCCGCCAAGGTGCTGGACAAGGTCTCCAATGGCGCTGTGGCCCGCGCGATCAAGGCTGGTGATATCGACGGCAAGGTGGGCAATAACCTGCTGCTTCGCGATGTGACGGGCATCCCGTCGCCCCGTGCACTGCTGGTGGGCCTGGGCAAGCGGGACGAATTCACCGACAAAATCTTCTGCGACGCCATCAAGGGCGCGGTGAAGTCGGTCAGCGGCTCTAAAGGCATCAAGCGGATCGCTTCTTTTCTGACTGATGTCCCCGTGAAGGGTAAAAACGGCGAGCGGTCTGGCAACTGGCGCGTGACCGCCCATGTGACCTGCATCCGAGAAGCTGGCTATCGTTTTGATCGCTTCAAGACCAAAAAGGAAGACGGCGCAGCCGATCCCAAGGCCAAGACCGCCAAGCCTGCCGCCGAGGGCATCACCCACGTCGAAATGCTCTTGCCAGGCGATATGCGTCCGACCGAGGCCCCGAAAGTCATTGAAGATGCCCAGGCCTTGGCCAATGGTCTTCAGCTGACCAAGGATTTAGCCAACCTGCCACCCAATGTCTGCACGCCCACCTATCTGGCCAACACCGCCAAGACATTGGCCCGTGAGCTGCGTCTGAAGATCGAGATCTTGGACCGGGCCGCCATGGAAAAGCATGGCATGGGTGCCCTCTTGGCTGTGGCCCAGGGTTCGGCCCAGCCGCCTCAGTTCATTGTCTTGCAGCACCAGGGCGCCAGCGCCAAAGACGCTCCCCATGTGTTGGTTGGCAAGGGCATTACCTTTGACACGGGCGGCATCTCCATCAAACCCGCCGCCGATATGGACGAAATGAAGTACGACATGTCGGGCGCTGCCACCGTCTTGGGTGTAATGCGGGCCGTTTCCGAAATGGGCTTAAAGCGCAACGTGATTGGCGTGATCCCCACCTGTGAAAACATGCCCAGTGGCACGGCCACCCGCCCTGGTGACATCGTGACCTCGATGTCCGGTCAGACGGTTGAGATTCTGAATACCGATGCTGAAGGCCGACTCATCCTGTGCGATGCGCTGACCTATGTTGAGAAATTCAAGCCTGCCTCAGTGGTGGATATCGCCACGCTCACGGGTGCCTGTGTCATTGCGCTGGGCGGCGTGAATACGGGATTGTTCAGTGCCGATGATGCGCTTGCTGAAGCGCTCTTCAAAGCCGGCCAAGACGCGCTCGATCCCGCATGGCGTATGCCCCTCCAAGAGGAATACCAAGAGCAGCTCAAGTCGCCCTTTGCCGATATGGCCAACGTGGGCGGTCGGGCTGCAGGCAGCGTGACAGCGGCCTGTTTCCTGTGGCGCTTTACCAAATCCTATCGCTGGGCCCACCTGGATATTGCTGGCACTGCCTGGAAGTCAGGTGCTGCCAAGGGTGCCACCGGCCGGCCCGTGTCCTTGCTAGTCGAGTACTTGAGAAACGGCCTGGAGTAA
- the lptF gene encoding LPS export ABC transporter permease LptF, which produces MLFHKSLLRELRSTAGGVLAILMTTLVTMILIRALGRVASGRVDGELVLPLIVFNTVSLMNTVLMLTVYISVLMVLSRWWRDSEMVIWLASGKSLLDFVKPVWRFLWPMMLVVAVLSTVVGPWARQQILNFEDEIQNRGDAQRVSPGQFRESYSGQRVFFLENPDNENGRIGTVFIRSMESTGRRVLLVSSTGRFEKDIDGQQWVVLERGYRTDMIPGQLESRTTSFDVYRIRMDQSAPGVKPQENTRAMSTLDLMKKTEPGAKGEIAMRVGLPLLTLALGILAIPLAVSNARSGRAVNLILALLIYLIASNLFSAVKAAVGQGKISFAMAWWPLPLGLLIVAAIMFWWRMTQRPGPIEWLWQMARRIGLVKSKTTASA; this is translated from the coding sequence ATGCTCTTCCACAAATCCCTGCTTCGGGAACTCCGATCCACTGCCGGCGGGGTTTTGGCCATTCTGATGACCACCCTGGTCACCATGATTCTCATCCGTGCCCTGGGCCGGGTGGCCTCTGGCCGGGTCGATGGCGAGCTGGTCCTGCCGCTGATCGTGTTCAATACCGTCAGCCTCATGAATACGGTCTTGATGCTGACCGTCTACATCTCAGTATTGATGGTGCTGTCGCGCTGGTGGCGGGACTCCGAGATGGTGATCTGGCTGGCCTCGGGCAAGAGCCTTTTGGACTTTGTGAAACCCGTCTGGCGCTTTTTGTGGCCCATGATGCTGGTCGTGGCGGTGCTTTCCACCGTGGTCGGGCCATGGGCTCGGCAGCAGATCCTGAACTTTGAAGATGAAATCCAGAACCGCGGGGATGCCCAGCGGGTGAGCCCTGGTCAATTCCGGGAATCCTATTCGGGCCAAAGGGTTTTCTTTTTAGAGAACCCCGACAACGAAAACGGCCGTATTGGCACGGTCTTCATCCGGTCGATGGAAAGCACGGGCCGCCGAGTCTTGCTGGTGTCTTCGACGGGTCGTTTTGAGAAAGATATCGATGGGCAGCAATGGGTGGTGCTTGAGCGCGGCTATCGCACGGACATGATTCCTGGCCAGTTGGAATCCCGAACAACGAGTTTTGATGTCTATCGAATACGCATGGATCAGTCCGCGCCGGGTGTGAAGCCCCAGGAAAACACGCGGGCCATGTCGACATTAGATTTGATGAAAAAGACCGAGCCCGGTGCCAAAGGCGAAATTGCCATGCGTGTGGGCCTGCCGCTGCTCACGCTGGCATTGGGCATTCTGGCCATTCCATTGGCGGTATCGAACGCACGCTCTGGCCGCGCGGTGAATTTGATTCTTGCGCTCTTGATTTATTTGATTGCCAGCAATTTGTTTAGCGCGGTAAAAGCAGCAGTGGGTCAAGGCAAGATCAGTTTTGCAATGGCCTGGTGGCCGCTGCCACTCGGGCTTTTGATTGTTGCGGCCATTATGTTTTGGTGGCGCATGACCCAGCGGCCCGGCCCCATTGAATGGCTCTGGCAGATGGCCCGGCGCATTGGGCTTGTTAAATCAAAAACGACTGCGTCGGCCTAA
- the lptG gene encoding LPS export ABC transporter permease LptG, producing the protein MKALLFQRYLGKSIFQATIFVLCGFLSMFLFFDFLAEMDEVGIGGYRFNHAVAYVLLGVPSRVVELAPIAALIGTIWALSQSAANSEFTVFRVSGLLPATAIKAMLRIGLPMVVATALFSEVIVPLSEDFRGGIRDGSGSGQMRSGLWLRDMPEASGADSKALRFVNAGKFTPEQILQRIQVYDFDERQRLVVTLEGESGHYVGQVGDRYEWELRKVKRVDFAADGSVSQRSLDQVKVMSMLSPEMLGALVTNPDRMSSIDLYRYVVYLKANKQQSDRYEIALWKRVVYPFVIWVMMLLALPAAFIQARAGAVGARVFAGIIVGVGFHLLNSLFSHLGVLNTWPAPVMALLPSFLGLAVAGVLFYRVQYR; encoded by the coding sequence ATGAAAGCACTTTTATTTCAGCGCTATCTTGGCAAGAGCATCTTTCAGGCCACGATCTTCGTGCTCTGCGGCTTTTTGTCGATGTTTTTGTTTTTCGATTTTCTGGCCGAGATGGACGAAGTGGGCATTGGGGGATACCGCTTTAACCATGCGGTGGCCTATGTGCTGTTGGGTGTGCCCAGCCGGGTGGTGGAGTTGGCCCCCATTGCCGCTTTAATTGGCACCATCTGGGCCTTGTCGCAAAGCGCGGCGAATTCTGAATTTACGGTCTTTCGTGTATCGGGCTTGCTGCCCGCCACGGCGATCAAGGCCATGCTGCGGATTGGGCTACCCATGGTGGTTGCAACAGCTCTTTTTTCTGAGGTGATTGTGCCGCTCTCAGAGGATTTTCGTGGCGGTATTCGTGACGGTAGTGGCTCTGGTCAGATGCGCTCTGGGCTCTGGCTTCGGGATATGCCCGAAGCGTCCGGAGCCGACAGCAAGGCGCTGCGGTTTGTGAACGCGGGCAAATTCACCCCTGAACAGATCTTGCAGCGCATACAGGTCTATGACTTTGATGAGCGGCAACGGCTGGTTGTGACGCTGGAGGGTGAGAGCGGCCATTATGTTGGCCAGGTGGGCGATCGGTATGAATGGGAGTTGCGCAAAGTCAAGCGTGTGGATTTCGCTGCTGATGGATCGGTTTCGCAGCGCTCGCTAGATCAGGTAAAAGTCATGTCCATGCTGTCACCTGAAATGCTCGGGGCATTGGTGACCAATCCAGATCGCATGTCATCAATTGATCTCTACCGTTATGTTGTTTATCTGAAAGCGAATAAACAGCAGTCCGATCGTTATGAAATCGCACTGTGGAAACGGGTTGTTTACCCGTTTGTGATCTGGGTGATGATGCTCTTGGCCCTGCCGGCGGCGTTCATACAGGCACGGGCTGGCGCAGTTGGTGCCCGGGTCTTTGCCGGCATTATTGTGGGTGTTGGTTTTCACTTGCTCAACAGTCTTTTTTCACATCTTGGCGTACTCAATACCTGGCCCGCGCCCGTCATGGCCCTGCTGCCAAGCTTTTTGGGCCTTGCGGTGGCTGGGGTCTTGTTTTATCGGGTCCAGTACCGCTGA
- a CDS encoding CDP-6-deoxy-delta-3,4-glucoseen reductase, whose translation MSHQCSLVPSGRKFDVDDGETILAAALRSGIVLPYGCKDGACGSCKSQIVEGQVDYGHYQSKALSDAEKAQGGVLICCATAKTDVVIKARVVAAEGMIPVRKMPCRVQSITKAAPDVAIVNLQLPANDKFEFLAGQYIDILLKDGKRRSYSMANAPHQGNVIELHIRHTPGGAFTDAIFGSGTPSANAIKEKDILRFEGPQGTFFLREDSAKPMVMLASGTGFAPIKAVIEHAASKNIARPIVLYWGGRRPQDLYQMDLAKQWEKTLPNFKFVPVVSDALAEDNWSGRTGFVHKAVMEDFPDLSGHQVYACGAPIVVQSALKDFVAQCKLPEEEFFADAFTTAADLAKSS comes from the coding sequence TTGAGCCATCAATGTTCGTTAGTCCCCTCAGGCCGCAAATTTGATGTTGATGACGGTGAAACAATTCTGGCGGCTGCCTTGCGCTCCGGAATTGTGCTGCCCTATGGCTGTAAAGACGGCGCCTGCGGATCCTGCAAGTCGCAGATCGTGGAAGGTCAGGTGGACTACGGCCACTATCAGAGCAAGGCCTTATCGGATGCGGAAAAGGCACAGGGTGGTGTGCTGATTTGTTGTGCCACGGCCAAGACCGATGTGGTGATCAAGGCCCGAGTGGTGGCTGCCGAGGGCATGATTCCTGTACGCAAGATGCCGTGCCGTGTGCAGAGCATCACCAAGGCCGCACCAGATGTGGCGATTGTGAATTTGCAGCTACCCGCCAACGACAAGTTTGAATTCTTAGCCGGCCAGTACATCGACATCTTGCTGAAAGATGGCAAGCGCCGCAGTTACTCCATGGCCAATGCGCCGCATCAGGGCAATGTGATTGAGCTGCATATCCGCCACACGCCGGGTGGCGCCTTTACGGATGCGATTTTTGGAAGCGGCACGCCATCGGCGAATGCCATCAAGGAAAAAGACATTCTTCGCTTTGAAGGGCCACAAGGGACATTCTTCTTGCGTGAAGACAGTGCCAAACCTATGGTGATGTTGGCCAGTGGTACTGGCTTTGCGCCAATCAAGGCCGTGATTGAGCATGCAGCATCGAAAAATATTGCCCGGCCTATCGTGCTCTACTGGGGTGGTCGCCGCCCCCAGGATCTGTATCAAATGGATTTGGCCAAGCAGTGGGAGAAGACACTGCCCAACTTTAAGTTTGTACCTGTTGTGAGCGATGCGCTAGCGGAAGACAACTGGTCTGGCCGAACGGGCTTTGTGCACAAGGCCGTGATGGAAGACTTCCCTGATTTGTCAGGTCACCAGGTGTATGCCTGTGGTGCGCCGATTGTGGTGCAGTCGGCACTGAAAGATTTCGTGGCACAGTGCAAATTGCCCGAAGAAGAGTTTTTCGCGGACGCCTTTACGACTGCGGCGGATTTGGCGAAGAGCTCCTAA